One region of Rhodocaloribacter litoris genomic DNA includes:
- a CDS encoding M56 family metallopeptidase translates to MQEWLQAAGDLGGRGDVLRWGMELAVRSVLVLGLAWGTAAVLRHRAAALRHLVWATAFIGLLVLPVLSMVLPAWHLPRGVPATPSAVFVMPGSVSRASTGAVDRLLSAAPVDAAALLSVPGAPAGPWENGRPGSPQRGWPTPVPWLLAGWLGGLLLVFGRFGAGWLAARRLTRRARPVSAAAWQHELDEVRRRLRLRRRVCLLQSPFTAMPVTWGVWRPVVLLPDGAETWSAGRRHCVLVHELAHVRRFDCLTQALAGLACALYWFNPLVWIAAGRLRREQEQACDDVVLVAGTRPSSYAVHLVEIARAYRCLRPAPAGAAWMARPSRLETRIRAILDPRPGRVVRRRTGTLTVVAALLVLIPLAAFTPWENSAPGSPPATTADNYPVVRASEAPPAPERPVPPVAPVPPKTPAVPVSPVAPVLPAAPVSPAAPDEGKGFGHVGNPSPAAPPDPVRAPVKPNGIVGGERGRPVDSGTSAHGYAGPEPDRLRAFEAASKRLKAFDPDGSTWSEEEQERLEEELEAAMERLEEELEAAMERLEEELEAAFEAEVVDLGEIAVRVEAGVTEALAAERAYQVVRNLLNTPAGAYLSADDTAIPVLIRIAEEEPHTAAGQRALELLSRSDDERARRAVERLCPQEE, encoded by the coding sequence ATGCAGGAATGGCTACAGGCAGCCGGGGATCTCGGCGGCCGGGGGGACGTGCTGCGATGGGGGATGGAGCTGGCCGTCCGGTCGGTGCTGGTGCTGGGGCTGGCCTGGGGGACGGCGGCGGTGCTGCGCCACCGTGCCGCTGCGCTCCGGCATCTGGTGTGGGCGACGGCGTTCATCGGCCTGCTCGTATTGCCGGTGCTCTCCATGGTGTTGCCGGCATGGCACCTGCCCCGGGGGGTGCCGGCGACCCCGTCCGCGGTTTTCGTCATGCCGGGAAGCGTTTCGAGGGCGTCGACCGGGGCCGTGGACCGGCTGTTGTCGGCGGCGCCGGTCGACGCCGCCGCGTTGCTTTCGGTGCCGGGGGCGCCGGCCGGCCCATGGGAGAACGGTAGGCCGGGAAGCCCGCAGCGGGGGTGGCCCACACCGGTCCCATGGCTCCTGGCGGGATGGCTGGGGGGGCTGCTGCTCGTGTTCGGGCGCTTCGGGGCGGGCTGGCTGGCGGCCCGCCGCCTCACCCGCCGGGCCCGTCCGGTGAGCGCGGCGGCCTGGCAGCACGAGCTCGACGAGGTACGGCGCCGGCTCCGGCTTCGACGCCGCGTGTGCCTGCTTCAGAGTCCCTTCACGGCGATGCCGGTGACCTGGGGGGTGTGGCGACCGGTGGTGTTGCTGCCCGACGGGGCCGAAACCTGGAGCGCCGGCCGCCGGCATTGTGTACTGGTGCATGAACTGGCCCACGTCCGGCGCTTCGACTGCCTGACACAGGCCCTCGCCGGCCTGGCCTGTGCGCTCTACTGGTTCAACCCGCTGGTCTGGATCGCCGCCGGACGGCTCCGCCGGGAGCAGGAGCAAGCCTGCGACGACGTGGTGCTCGTCGCCGGCACACGGCCTTCCTCCTATGCCGTGCACCTCGTCGAGATCGCCCGGGCCTACCGGTGCCTGCGGCCGGCGCCGGCCGGTGCGGCCTGGATGGCGCGGCCGTCTCGTCTCGAAACACGCATCCGCGCGATCCTCGATCCACGTCCGGGCCGGGTCGTGAGACGCCGCACGGGCACGCTCACCGTCGTGGCGGCGCTCCTGGTGCTGATCCCGCTGGCGGCTTTTACCCCCTGGGAAAACAGCGCGCCAGGGTCGCCGCCCGCAACGACGGCGGACAACTACCCGGTCGTCCGGGCGTCGGAAGCACCTCCGGCACCCGAACGCCCGGTTCCTCCGGTTGCTCCCGTACCCCCGAAGACCCCCGCCGTGCCGGTATCGCCCGTCGCTCCGGTGTTGCCCGCCGCGCCGGTATCGCCTGCTGCCCCGGATGAGGGCAAAGGGTTCGGTCACGTAGGCAATCCTTCACCTGCTGCGCCGCCCGACCCTGTCCGGGCGCCGGTGAAACCGAACGGCATCGTGGGCGGGGAACGCGGGCGCCCCGTCGATTCCGGCACCTCTGCGCACGGGTACGCCGGGCCGGAGCCGGATCGTTTGAGGGCGTTCGAGGCGGCAAGCAAACGCCTGAAGGCGTTCGATCCGGATGGTTCGACGTGGTCGGAGGAGGAACAGGAACGCCTGGAGGAGGAGCTCGAGGCGGCGATGGAACGCCTGGAGGAGGAACTCGAAGCGGCGATGGAACGCCTGGAGGAGGAGCTCGAAGCCGCCTTCGAAGCCGAAGTCGTGGATCTCGGTGAGATAGCGGTACGGGTCGAGGCCGGTGTGACGGAGGCGCTCGCCGCCGAGCGGGCGTACCAGGTCGTCCGGAATCTGCTGAATACCCCGGCGGGAGCCTATCTGTCCGCAGACGACACCGCTATTCCGGTCCTGATTCGCATCGCGGAAGAAGAACCACATACGGCGGCCGGGCAGCGTGCCCTTGAGTTGCTCTCCCGGAGCGACGACGAGCGGGCCCGGCGGGCCGTTGAGCGGTTGTGCCCGCAGGAGGAATAG
- a CDS encoding SCO family protein has product MLLGLTACFPDRTYEVRGRIAGFTDDPRTVLIEHEAIPGYMDAMVMPFTVAEAETTALAGLGTGDAVAFTLHVAPRRSWITGLRRLPDEAVAAHPAARQSTTPRPATAPTLVQPGDPAPPFTLVDQAGQPLRLDDYRGRALLLTFIYTRCPLPDYCPLMSRHFQALQPHLRERFGDRAQLLSISFDTAYDTPSVLREYAGRYTRDLSNWRFATGPADEIHTLATAYGVFFTPEEGSTTFAHNLTTVLIGPDGRVHRIWRGNRWQPEDVLPTIGRLLGKMN; this is encoded by the coding sequence ATGCTGCTCGGGCTCACGGCCTGCTTTCCCGACCGCACCTACGAGGTGCGCGGGCGCATCGCAGGGTTTACGGACGACCCGCGCACGGTCCTGATCGAACACGAGGCAATCCCGGGCTACATGGACGCCATGGTGATGCCGTTCACGGTGGCCGAGGCCGAGACCACCGCCCTGGCCGGCCTGGGCACCGGGGATGCCGTCGCCTTCACGCTCCACGTCGCACCCCGGCGCTCGTGGATCACCGGCCTGAGACGACTTCCAGACGAGGCGGTCGCCGCGCACCCGGCGGCGAGGCAAAGCACGACTCCCCGGCCCGCCACCGCCCCCACACTCGTCCAACCCGGCGACCCCGCCCCCCCCTTCACCCTGGTCGACCAGGCCGGACAACCCCTCCGCCTCGACGACTACCGGGGCCGGGCGCTGCTCCTGACCTTCATCTATACCCGATGCCCGCTCCCGGACTACTGCCCGCTCATGAGCCGGCACTTCCAGGCCCTGCAACCGCACCTGCGCGAGCGGTTCGGCGACCGGGCCCAGCTCCTCAGCATCAGCTTCGACACGGCGTATGACACCCCGAGTGTCCTCCGGGAATACGCCGGGCGCTACACCAGGGACCTGTCGAACTGGCGCTTCGCCACCGGCCCCGCCGACGAGATCCACACCCTGGCAACGGCCTACGGTGTCTTCTTCACCCCGGAGGAAGGATCGACCACCTTCGCCCACAACCTGACCACAGTGCTCATCGGCCCGGACGGCCGCGTACACCGGATCTGGCGCGGCAACCGCTGGCAGCCCGAGGACGTACTCCCCACGATCGGGCGGCTGCTGGGAAAGATGAACTGA
- a CDS encoding response regulator encodes MKEKHRPHILIVEDNLDTIKLLDYQLRAYFQITLAMRIDEALQLADRHRFDLFLLDINLGERRTGIDLLERLRQHAEHRNTPAIALTAYALPGDRERFLEEGFEAYVSKPFLRDDLINTIRHVLAATA; translated from the coding sequence ATGAAAGAAAAGCATCGTCCCCATATCCTGATCGTAGAGGACAACCTGGATACGATCAAGCTCCTGGATTACCAGCTCCGGGCCTATTTCCAGATCACCCTGGCCATGCGGATCGACGAAGCGCTCCAGCTGGCAGACCGGCACCGGTTCGACCTCTTCCTGCTCGACATCAACCTGGGCGAGCGACGCACCGGAATCGACCTGCTGGAACGCCTGCGCCAGCATGCCGAACACCGCAACACCCCCGCCATCGCCCTGACGGCCTATGCCCTGCCCGGCGACCGGGAACGCTTCCTGGAGGAGGGCTTTGAAGCCTACGTCAGCAAACCCTTCCTGCGCGACGACCTCATCAACACGATCCGGCATGTCCTCGCCGCCACGGCCTGA
- a CDS encoding helix-hairpin-helix domain-containing protein, with protein sequence MCPRRPAVRCLGLALLLVPVPAPAQVLPDTATVDDVLERTLEDVDPEAGDPEQLAETLARLAEPPLDPNTASAEELAYIPAFGPALALAIVRHRERFGPFRTLAALQRVEGVTETVLAAARPYLALGTSPTRDPPRKLLGGLRYEILQRITRRLDLGRGFDRDTTRTTYRGSPERLYTRFRARNRRLGLNLTLEKDPGEAFEWNPATRTYGYDHVSGHLALTGLGPLHTLIVGDFTADFGQGVVLWRSFAPGKGREAVQAGTRLGPGLRPYGSAEENRFFRGLAVAVRPVPSLTVSGFVSRRRVDATVALPDTASPAAVVAGISTSGLHRTPTELARKGTLQETVAGGDATLRLGPARLGVTGYHATFDPPLRPEAAPYRHFDLRGRRASMLGLHGLVPLAAGLTLFGEMARAPGGVPGGLGGLHARLSDRAAVVALARHFPKDFVSPYGFAFGERHGATRNETGFYLGVQLHPHRHWRLAGYVDQYHFPWLRFGVPRPTAGYEVRLVAEYHPRWWLYAYVQARTETDEDGVPATDAGGRLLDAVRPATRQSLRLHGDYAFSRTLRLRARAEVTRAFLAGGSATHGVLLYQDVQWHLHPRLRLDTRLAFFDTDDFETRVFAYEHDLRYTLYVPAFSGQGQRFYVLATLLPASHFSIQIKYAATHFENVETVGTGLDETTGNRLRELRFQIHWRF encoded by the coding sequence GTGTGCCCCCGCCGCCCGGCCGTCCGGTGCCTAGGGCTGGCGCTGCTGCTGGTCCCCGTACCCGCCCCGGCCCAGGTCCTTCCGGACACGGCCACCGTGGACGACGTGCTGGAACGCACCCTGGAAGACGTGGACCCCGAAGCGGGAGACCCGGAGCAGCTCGCCGAAACACTCGCCCGGCTCGCCGAACCCCCCCTCGACCCCAACACCGCCTCCGCCGAAGAGCTGGCCTACATCCCGGCCTTTGGCCCGGCCCTCGCGCTCGCCATCGTGCGACACCGTGAACGGTTCGGGCCTTTTCGCACGCTCGCCGCGCTGCAACGGGTGGAAGGGGTGACCGAAACGGTGCTCGCCGCCGCCCGGCCCTACCTGGCGCTCGGCACGTCCCCCACCCGGGATCCCCCCCGGAAGCTTCTCGGCGGGCTTCGCTACGAGATCCTCCAGCGGATCACCCGCCGCCTCGACCTCGGCCGGGGCTTCGACCGCGACACCACGCGCACCACCTACCGGGGCTCCCCCGAACGGCTCTACACACGCTTCCGAGCCCGGAACCGGCGGCTCGGCCTGAACCTCACCCTCGAAAAAGACCCCGGCGAAGCGTTCGAATGGAACCCGGCGACGCGAACCTACGGCTACGACCACGTCTCCGGCCACCTGGCCCTCACCGGCCTCGGCCCGCTGCACACCCTCATCGTGGGTGACTTCACGGCAGACTTCGGGCAGGGGGTGGTGCTCTGGCGCAGTTTCGCCCCCGGCAAAGGCCGGGAGGCGGTGCAGGCCGGCACACGGCTCGGCCCGGGCCTGCGTCCCTATGGCTCGGCCGAGGAAAACCGGTTCTTCCGGGGCCTGGCCGTCGCCGTCCGGCCCGTCCCCTCCCTCACCGTCAGCGGCTTCGTCTCCCGCCGCCGCGTCGACGCCACCGTAGCCCTCCCGGACACGGCTTCGCCCGCCGCCGTGGTGGCAGGCATCTCGACCTCCGGGTTGCACCGCACCCCGACGGAACTGGCCCGTAAGGGAACCCTGCAGGAGACCGTCGCCGGGGGCGACGCCACGCTCCGGCTGGGCCCGGCCCGGCTGGGGGTGACCGGCTACCACGCCACCTTCGACCCGCCGCTACGGCCCGAAGCCGCACCCTACCGGCACTTCGACCTCCGCGGCCGCCGGGCGTCCATGCTCGGGCTGCACGGCCTCGTCCCGCTCGCCGCCGGCCTGACCCTCTTCGGCGAGATGGCCCGGGCTCCCGGCGGCGTGCCCGGCGGCCTCGGCGGGCTGCACGCCCGGCTCTCTGACCGGGCCGCGGTGGTCGCGCTCGCCCGTCACTTCCCGAAAGACTTCGTAAGCCCCTACGGCTTCGCCTTCGGAGAACGCCACGGCGCCACCCGGAACGAAACCGGCTTCTACCTGGGGGTGCAACTCCACCCGCATCGCCACTGGCGGCTCGCCGGCTACGTCGACCAGTACCATTTCCCCTGGCTGCGCTTCGGCGTGCCACGCCCCACGGCCGGCTACGAAGTGCGCCTCGTCGCCGAATACCACCCGCGCTGGTGGTTGTATGCCTACGTGCAGGCCCGCACCGAGACCGACGAAGACGGCGTGCCGGCGACGGACGCGGGCGGTCGCCTCCTCGATGCCGTACGCCCGGCCACCCGCCAGTCGCTCCGCCTCCACGGCGACTACGCCTTCAGCCGCACCCTGCGCCTCCGGGCCCGCGCCGAGGTCACCCGCGCCTTTCTCGCCGGCGGCTCCGCCACGCACGGCGTGCTGCTGTACCAGGACGTGCAATGGCACCTCCACCCACGCCTCCGGCTCGACACACGCCTCGCTTTCTTCGACACCGACGACTTCGAAACCCGCGTGTTTGCCTATGAACACGATCTGCGCTATACTCTCTATGTGCCGGCCTTCTCCGGGCAGGGCCAGCGCTTCTATGTGCTGGCCACCCTCCTCCCTGCCAGCCATTTCTCCATACAGATCAAATACGCCGCCACCCACTTCGAAAACGTGGAGACGGTGGGAACAGGACTCGACGAAACGACTGGAAACCGTCTCCGCGAACTCCGCTTCCAGATTCACTGGAGATTTTAA
- a CDS encoding M16 family metallopeptidase: MQLSETAQVLPEDVTEAFAFVEASGGIEAYRLRSNNLHVLLLPEAAAPVVTFMVTYRVGSRNETTGLTGATHFLEHLMFKGTERFSKERGTSIFNVLQRVGAQVNATTWLDRTNYYALLPREHLALAVEIEADRMRNARIREEDLESERTVILNELDRGENEPLRKLYHAVWSTAFMAHPYHHPTIGWRSDVEHVSAEGLRHFYDTFYWPDNATVSIIGDFDRSEALRLVHRHFGPIPPAPAPVPEVYTREPEQRGERCIVVRQAGRLGAVMVAFKSPPALDPDADALDVLATALATGKNSRLYRHLTDRGLTTHLYANASRLRDPGLFFILAMLAPDQTHAGVEAAIEEVLDTVRRDGLTETELARAKNQLRAREAFSRDGPYAVATQLNEAIAAGDWKLYTTYLDRIERVTATDVRRVAQAYLVEDRRTVGRYVPIPDSPTADA, encoded by the coding sequence ATGCAGCTTTCCGAGACGGCACAGGTACTTCCCGAGGACGTGACCGAGGCGTTCGCGTTTGTCGAGGCGTCGGGAGGGATCGAGGCTTACCGGCTTCGATCGAACAACCTGCACGTCTTGCTGTTGCCCGAGGCCGCGGCGCCCGTCGTCACGTTCATGGTGACGTACCGGGTGGGCAGCCGGAACGAAACCACGGGACTGACGGGAGCCACCCATTTCCTCGAACACCTCATGTTCAAGGGCACCGAGCGGTTCAGCAAAGAGCGGGGCACGTCCATCTTCAACGTGCTGCAGCGCGTGGGGGCGCAGGTCAACGCCACCACCTGGCTCGACCGGACCAACTATTACGCGCTGTTGCCGCGGGAACACCTGGCGCTCGCCGTCGAGATCGAGGCGGATCGCATGCGCAACGCCCGGATCCGGGAGGAGGACCTCGAAAGCGAGCGCACGGTGATTCTGAACGAGCTGGACCGGGGAGAGAACGAGCCCCTGCGCAAGCTCTACCACGCCGTCTGGAGCACCGCGTTCATGGCGCATCCGTACCACCATCCGACCATCGGGTGGCGGAGCGACGTCGAGCACGTTTCGGCCGAAGGGTTGCGGCATTTCTACGATACCTTCTACTGGCCGGACAACGCCACCGTCAGCATCATCGGGGACTTTGACCGGAGCGAGGCGCTCCGGCTCGTTCATCGCCACTTCGGGCCCATCCCGCCGGCGCCCGCACCCGTGCCCGAAGTATACACCCGCGAGCCGGAGCAGCGCGGCGAGCGCTGCATCGTCGTGCGCCAGGCGGGCCGGCTCGGTGCCGTGATGGTCGCCTTCAAGTCGCCGCCCGCTCTGGATCCCGATGCCGACGCGCTCGACGTGCTGGCGACGGCCCTCGCAACCGGCAAGAACAGCCGGCTCTATCGCCACCTCACCGATCGGGGTCTGACGACGCACCTCTATGCGAACGCCTCGCGCCTGCGCGACCCCGGCCTCTTCTTCATCCTGGCCATGCTGGCTCCGGACCAGACGCACGCGGGCGTGGAGGCCGCCATCGAAGAGGTGCTGGATACCGTGCGCCGGGACGGGCTCACCGAAACCGAGCTGGCACGGGCGAAGAACCAGCTCCGGGCCCGGGAAGCCTTCAGCCGGGACGGGCCCTACGCCGTGGCAACCCAGCTCAACGAGGCCATCGCCGCCGGCGACTGGAAGCTCTACACCACTTACCTCGACCGCATCGAGCGCGTCACCGCGACGGACGTGCGCCGCGTGGCACAGGCCTACCTGGTCGAGGATCGCCGCACCGTCGGCCGCTACGTCCCGATTCCCGACAGCCCGACCGCCGATGCCTGA
- a CDS encoding M16 family metallopeptidase: MPDRTAARLMQTTTRLKPLAERVETCTAGAARLLVLPTPVRSIVSFRGSFKTYPDFAAGTDLVQDLAVQLLDKGTRRRDRFAIAEVLENRGVELDFHTDGLWVRFSGRALRDDLPEVIPILTEQLREPLFDPGEFEKAKAHLAASLERSRESTAAQASAALARRLYPRAHPNYRPDPADDLARLAALTVDDVRAFHARHFGANDLTIVFVGDVDPGTVEALVREGPGAWTPAAVQAPFAERGRAASPGRTVVPMPDKENVDVRMGHPLPVRRQDPAFIPLYVANYILGGNFSARLMSTVRDEMGLTYGIYSTLYGVTTEYEGHWQVDVTLSRENVERGVEATLAEVRRFVEAGVTREELDEKKTTITGRFKVDLATTGGLAANLLRNAERGFDVGYLDRFPGEVEALTLAQVNEAVQAYFDPGRFHIALAGSLPD; encoded by the coding sequence ATGCCTGATCGGACCGCCGCCCGCCTCATGCAAACCACGACCCGGCTCAAGCCGCTGGCCGAACGCGTCGAAACGTGCACCGCCGGGGCCGCCCGCCTGCTCGTCCTGCCCACGCCCGTCCGTTCCATCGTCTCCTTCCGGGGATCGTTCAAAACGTATCCGGACTTTGCCGCCGGGACCGACCTGGTGCAGGACCTGGCCGTGCAGTTGCTCGACAAGGGCACGCGCCGGCGCGACCGCTTTGCCATCGCCGAGGTGCTCGAGAACCGGGGCGTGGAACTGGACTTCCACACGGACGGCCTGTGGGTGCGTTTCTCCGGCCGGGCGCTCCGCGACGACCTTCCCGAGGTGATCCCCATCCTGACCGAACAGTTGCGCGAACCCCTGTTCGATCCGGGCGAGTTCGAAAAGGCAAAGGCCCACCTGGCCGCCTCGCTGGAACGCTCGAGGGAAAGCACGGCCGCGCAGGCATCGGCGGCCCTGGCCCGCCGGCTCTATCCCCGCGCCCACCCCAACTACCGGCCCGACCCGGCGGACGACCTGGCCCGCCTGGCTGCCCTCACCGTCGACGACGTCCGCGCCTTCCACGCCCGGCACTTCGGCGCCAACGACCTGACGATCGTCTTCGTGGGCGACGTGGACCCCGGCACCGTCGAAGCGCTCGTGCGGGAAGGACCGGGCGCCTGGACCCCCGCTGCGGTGCAGGCTCCCTTCGCCGAACGAGGACGGGCGGCATCGCCGGGCCGCACCGTCGTCCCCATGCCGGACAAGGAAAACGTGGACGTGCGCATGGGGCATCCCCTCCCCGTCCGGCGCCAGGACCCGGCCTTCATTCCGCTCTACGTGGCCAACTACATCCTGGGCGGCAACTTCTCGGCCCGGCTCATGAGCACCGTGCGCGACGAGATGGGGCTCACCTACGGCATCTATTCGACCCTCTACGGCGTCACCACCGAATACGAGGGCCACTGGCAGGTGGACGTCACGCTGAGCCGGGAAAACGTCGAGCGGGGGGTGGAGGCGACGCTGGCGGAGGTCCGTCGCTTCGTGGAGGCAGGCGTCACCCGGGAAGAACTCGACGAGAAAAAAACGACCATCACCGGCCGCTTCAAGGTGGACCTGGCCACCACGGGCGGCCTCGCCGCCAACTTGCTGCGCAACGCCGAGCGCGGCTTCGACGTCGGCTATCTGGACCGTTTCCCCGGTGAGGTCGAAGCCCTCACGCTGGCACAGGTCAACGAGGCCGTGCAGGCCTACTTCGACCCCGGCCGCTTCCACATCGCCCTGGCCGGCTCGCTCCCGGACTAG